From the Coriobacteriia bacterium genome, one window contains:
- a CDS encoding LuxR C-terminal-related transcriptional regulator, protein MSTPILATKLYVPPPRTSVVLRPRLIERLDVGLRSRLILVSAPAGFGKTTIVSEWAAGGSRLEPKVRTAWLSLDEGDGDPARFLTYLVAALQTVAADVGQGVLGMLQSPQTPPTETMLATLLNEIAALPHGVVLVLDDYHRVDSEPVDGAVAFLLEHLPPQLHLVIATREDPRLPLARWRARGQLTELRAADLRFSASEGAEFLNQAMGLDLSAEDISALETRTEGWIAGLQLAALSIQGHSDAVGFIEAFTGSNRFVLDYLVEEVLQRQPQAARSFLLQTSLLDTLCGALCDAVTGQKHGKEMLERLERDNLFVVPLDDERRWYRYHHLFADVLQALARAEQPDQLAALHKRASDWYEENGSRPDAVRHALYAEDFEWAADLIERAGPMLVTSSQTAIWLNWARSLPDELIRARPVLSVWHAYALLGSGELEAAEARLTDAERWLEPGPGQPTVSVDQEQLRSLLATIAVARAYRAHSLGDVPGTVKHAQRVLELLPEGDHPRREQAIALMGMTCWASGDLQAADRVFVDYSQRQIAAGNILVAISAMTVLPDIEPTLGRLREAIDALTGLLHVVVDQGEPLPPEAADLYRGLGELVLEQGDLTAAAAHLLKSKELGEQDELPVWRWRWHVAKARLHEVQGDPEGALRLLDEAQRLFIRTPLPDARPLAALKARIWATQGRVTEALEWARERGLSVDDDLSYLHEFEHVTLARVLVAQYESEHVDGAVHDAIGLLERLLHAAEEGGRTGSAIEILAFQALAHQAQGDTSSALAPLERALSLAEPEGYVRVFVSEGPPMARLLTEAASRGIAPDSARRLLAAFREAGDAHPSGPKELLSEREVEVLQHIAAGLTNRQIAARLYLSLYTVKAHARSIYDKLDAHSRTQAVARARELGILPLH, encoded by the coding sequence ATGTCGACGCCGATTCTCGCCACCAAGCTCTACGTCCCGCCGCCTCGGACCAGCGTGGTCCTTCGCCCCCGCCTGATCGAACGGCTGGACGTGGGTCTGCGGAGCAGGCTGATCCTCGTATCGGCCCCGGCCGGCTTCGGCAAGACCACGATAGTCAGCGAGTGGGCGGCGGGCGGCAGCCGTCTTGAGCCGAAAGTCCGTACTGCATGGCTCTCACTGGACGAAGGCGACGGCGATCCGGCGCGCTTCCTCACCTACCTCGTCGCCGCCCTGCAGACGGTTGCGGCGGACGTTGGCCAAGGGGTTCTGGGCATGCTCCAGTCCCCCCAAACGCCACCCACCGAGACGATGCTCGCGACCCTGCTGAACGAGATAGCTGCTCTCCCCCACGGGGTCGTCCTCGTTCTCGACGACTACCACCGCGTCGACTCCGAACCGGTAGATGGAGCTGTCGCGTTCCTACTGGAGCACCTGCCACCGCAGTTGCACCTGGTCATCGCTACCCGGGAGGACCCGCGCCTGCCCCTGGCCCGGTGGCGAGCTCGCGGGCAACTGACCGAGTTGCGCGCGGCCGACCTCCGCTTCAGCGCCTCCGAAGGCGCCGAGTTCCTCAACCAGGCGATGGGTCTCGACCTCTCGGCGGAGGACATCAGCGCACTGGAGACACGCACCGAGGGCTGGATCGCCGGCCTGCAGTTGGCGGCGCTCTCCATTCAAGGGCATTCGGATGCCGTCGGCTTCATCGAGGCCTTCACGGGCAGCAACCGTTTCGTACTGGACTACCTGGTCGAGGAGGTCCTTCAGCGTCAGCCGCAGGCCGCGCGCAGCTTCCTGCTGCAGACCTCCCTTCTCGACACGCTGTGCGGTGCCCTGTGCGATGCCGTCACCGGGCAGAAGCACGGCAAGGAGATGCTCGAGCGCTTGGAGCGAGACAACCTGTTCGTCGTCCCCCTCGACGACGAGCGTCGATGGTATCGCTATCACCACCTCTTCGCCGATGTCCTGCAGGCGCTCGCGCGCGCGGAACAGCCCGATCAGCTAGCGGCCCTGCACAAACGGGCCAGCGATTGGTACGAGGAGAACGGCTCGCGGCCCGACGCAGTCCGTCACGCTCTGTACGCCGAGGACTTCGAGTGGGCTGCGGACCTGATCGAGCGGGCCGGTCCGATGCTGGTGACGAGCTCACAGACCGCTATCTGGCTCAACTGGGCGCGGTCGCTGCCGGACGAGCTGATCCGCGCTCGGCCCGTGCTTAGCGTTTGGCACGCCTACGCGTTGTTGGGCAGTGGCGAATTGGAGGCCGCTGAGGCTCGGCTGACTGACGCCGAGCGCTGGCTCGAGCCCGGGCCGGGGCAGCCGACGGTCTCCGTGGACCAAGAACAGCTTCGGTCTCTGCTGGCGACCATAGCGGTGGCCCGTGCCTACCGTGCCCATTCTCTGGGTGATGTGCCGGGCACCGTGAAGCACGCTCAGCGAGTACTCGAGCTCCTGCCCGAAGGAGACCACCCCAGGCGTGAACAGGCGATCGCGCTCATGGGGATGACGTGTTGGGCCAGCGGCGATCTGCAAGCCGCCGACCGGGTGTTTGTCGACTACAGCCAAAGGCAAATCGCCGCCGGCAACATCCTGGTCGCGATCAGCGCGATGACCGTCCTGCCTGACATCGAGCCGACGCTGGGTCGTCTGCGTGAGGCGATCGACGCACTCACGGGGTTATTGCACGTCGTGGTGGACCAGGGCGAGCCCCTACCTCCGGAAGCGGCCGATCTGTATCGGGGGCTTGGGGAATTGGTCCTCGAGCAGGGCGACCTGACTGCTGCCGCAGCACACCTACTGAAAAGCAAGGAACTGGGCGAGCAGGATGAGTTGCCGGTATGGCGTTGGCGATGGCATGTCGCGAAGGCTCGACTCCACGAGGTACAAGGCGATCCGGAGGGCGCTCTCCGTCTGCTGGACGAGGCCCAGCGCCTCTTTATCAGGACGCCCCTGCCAGACGCGCGCCCCCTGGCGGCTCTGAAGGCCCGGATCTGGGCTACGCAGGGCAGGGTGACCGAAGCACTGGAGTGGGCGCGGGAAAGAGGGCTGTCCGTCGACGACGATCTCAGCTACCTGCACGAGTTCGAACACGTCACCCTTGCGAGAGTGCTCGTCGCCCAGTACGAGAGCGAGCACGTGGATGGTGCCGTCCACGACGCCATAGGGCTGCTGGAGCGCCTCCTGCATGCGGCCGAAGAAGGCGGCAGGACGGGGAGCGCGATCGAGATCCTGGCGTTTCAGGCGCTCGCCCACCAAGCGCAAGGCGACACGTCCTCGGCCCTTGCACCACTGGAGCGTGCCCTGTCCCTGGCCGAACCGGAGGGCTACGTCCGGGTCTTTGTGAGCGAGGGCCCGCCGATGGCCCGCCTTCTCACTGAAGCCGCTTCCCGCGGAATAGCGCCAGACAGCGCGAGGCGGTTGTTGGCAGCGTTCCGGGAGGCAGGAGATGCCCACCCCTCCGGACCCAAGGAGCTCCTCAGCGAGCGCGAAGTCGAAGTGCTCCAGCACATCGCAGCTGGACTCACGAACCGGCAGATCGCCGCCCGGCTGTATCTCTCGCTGTACACCGTCAAAGCCCATGCGCGCAGCATCTACGACAAGCTTGATGCCCACAGCCGCACGCAGGCCGTCGCCAGGGCCCGGGAGCTTGGCATCCTGCCTCTCCACTGA
- a CDS encoding FAD-dependent oxidoreductase: MDREYIETVPDVAGSAGSVWLDAEAADYPSLDGERDADILIVGCGLTGALLARRLVGEGRVVMMLERRRIASGTTGHSTAKVTALHGDSWRALLAKNSREDVCTWAAANLAAVEEFSAIALDLGTTCGLRRVPAYLVAGDDEASASIPEHLEALVSAGLPATPADAPRPFGRPAALLQDQALIDPAAFVLELLASLGAQVEVHERTAVRSLERDGEFWRALCDGASVRAPIAILADHVPMHDTGAFFTRLFPYAHYALEFVPQHPLPDGMWMQVGGEALTLRPTLDVDGTWIAGGERVRVGSEADERAAYGRLAASVARVVGDVEVVRHWSAHDHETPDGLPFIGEAPLGRNLFMATGFAGWGMTKSVVAASVIADAVAGRSGPLTEIVSPRRGPGLTSVPSLAAENATVAREFMEGHLTSRRGKAHEDSAAGRSCTHLGCETKWNTAEGTVDCPCHGSRFGRHGDVIYGPASRDIESEP; this comes from the coding sequence GTGGATCGCGAGTACATTGAGACCGTTCCCGATGTCGCCGGAAGCGCGGGATCCGTGTGGCTCGACGCCGAGGCGGCAGACTACCCATCGCTTGACGGTGAGCGCGACGCCGACATTCTGATTGTCGGCTGCGGCCTGACCGGAGCGTTGCTCGCTCGCAGACTCGTCGGCGAGGGACGAGTCGTCATGATGCTGGAACGGCGACGGATCGCTTCCGGCACCACGGGGCACTCGACTGCGAAGGTCACGGCGCTTCATGGCGACTCATGGCGCGCGTTGCTCGCGAAGAACTCGCGCGAGGATGTGTGTACTTGGGCTGCAGCGAACCTCGCGGCGGTCGAGGAGTTCTCGGCCATAGCGCTCGATCTGGGTACCACGTGCGGGCTACGCCGGGTGCCGGCGTACTTGGTGGCCGGCGACGATGAGGCGAGCGCCAGCATCCCGGAGCACCTCGAAGCGCTGGTCTCGGCCGGGCTGCCCGCTACGCCCGCAGACGCGCCTCGTCCGTTCGGCCGACCAGCGGCGCTTCTTCAAGACCAGGCACTGATCGACCCCGCCGCTTTTGTCCTGGAGCTGCTGGCTTCACTTGGGGCGCAGGTAGAGGTGCACGAACGCACTGCCGTCCGCTCACTGGAGCGCGACGGCGAGTTCTGGAGAGCGCTCTGTGATGGGGCTTCGGTCCGTGCGCCCATTGCCATTCTGGCCGATCACGTTCCCATGCACGATACTGGCGCGTTCTTCACTCGTCTCTTCCCGTATGCGCACTATGCACTTGAGTTCGTGCCGCAACACCCGCTTCCCGACGGCATGTGGATGCAGGTCGGAGGCGAGGCGCTCACGCTGAGACCGACGCTAGACGTTGACGGCACATGGATAGCGGGCGGGGAGCGGGTTCGGGTTGGATCGGAGGCGGACGAGCGAGCCGCCTACGGGAGACTTGCGGCCTCAGTTGCGCGCGTCGTCGGAGATGTGGAGGTTGTGCGCCACTGGTCTGCCCACGATCACGAGACGCCCGATGGCTTGCCATTCATCGGGGAAGCTCCGCTCGGCCGGAATCTGTTCATGGCCACCGGGTTCGCGGGGTGGGGTATGACCAAGAGCGTTGTGGCCGCCTCGGTGATTGCAGATGCAGTCGCCGGGCGCTCGGGTCCGCTCACTGAGATCGTGTCGCCCAGGCGCGGGCCAGGTCTGACGTCAGTTCCTTCCCTGGCCGCCGAGAACGCCACAGTCGCTCGCGAATTCATGGAAGGGCACTTGACGTCGAGGCGCGGGAAGGCGCACGAAGACTCGGCTGCCGGACGGTCGTGCACGCACCTGGGATGCGAGACCAAGTGGAACACCGCGGAAGGCACCGTTGACTGCCCATGCCACGGATCACGCTTCGGTCGTCACGGCGACGTGATCTATGGGCCGGCGTCTCGAGACATCGAATCGGAACCCTGA
- a CDS encoding catalase: MAAQKRMPAKGKRAATGTGAPETGNAGELHQHAGGQHPPLTTNQGVQISDDQNSLRAGDSGPTLLEDFVLREKIMHFDHERIPERIVHARGTGVHGFFELTNSLSKVTTAKIFTHVGVKVPVFARFSTVAGGSGSVDTPRDVRGFAVRFYTEEGNLDIVGNNIPVFFIQDAIKFPDFVHAVKMEPDRGFPQAASAHDNFWDFISLTPESMHAVIWAMSDRAIPRSLRMIEGFGVHSFRFIDRSGHSTFVKFHWRPSLGLQSTVWDEAVKLAGADPDFHRRDMFEAIQAGVYPEWELLVQLFTQEQADDFPFDHLDSTKLIPEELVPLTPVGRMVLDRWPDNFFAETEQVAFCPANIVPGMDFSNDPLLQGRLFSYTDTQLSRLGGVNFHQIPINAAKCPVNNNQRDGHMQMAVPHGRTNYEPQSLEPDRPLESPHGFTSAAASIDLGPKRRVRSASFADHYSQPRQFFRSQSPAEQAHIVSAYVFELSKVETPHVREAIVGHLRNIDDTLAKRVAASLNMSKLPAAPHAAAHIQDLPKSPPLGLIGKMKDTLKGRTVGILVADGSDSAAIDAIRKAAHGAGAAVKVVAPKIGEVKLGGGKYEVIENQLAGTPSVVFDAVAVVLSDAGAKQLAKEGAAVDFVRDAFGHLKAIAANEGAAALLKAAGVKADPGVIDTADPKAFIKAAKTRQWAREPKVRTLP; the protein is encoded by the coding sequence ATGGCTGCCCAGAAGAGGATGCCCGCCAAGGGCAAGCGCGCGGCGACCGGGACAGGTGCCCCCGAGACCGGTAATGCCGGTGAGTTGCACCAACACGCTGGAGGACAACACCCTCCGCTCACGACGAACCAGGGCGTGCAGATCTCAGACGACCAGAACTCACTGCGCGCCGGCGACTCGGGGCCAACCTTGCTCGAGGACTTCGTCCTCCGAGAGAAGATCATGCACTTCGACCACGAGCGCATTCCGGAGCGCATCGTGCACGCGCGCGGCACGGGAGTGCATGGCTTCTTCGAGCTCACCAACTCCCTGAGCAAGGTCACGACCGCGAAGATCTTCACCCATGTCGGCGTCAAGGTCCCGGTATTCGCTCGCTTCTCGACTGTCGCCGGCGGATCGGGATCGGTAGACACCCCTCGTGACGTACGTGGCTTCGCCGTGAGGTTCTACACCGAGGAAGGCAACCTGGACATCGTGGGCAACAACATCCCGGTCTTCTTCATCCAGGATGCCATCAAGTTCCCTGACTTCGTTCACGCCGTGAAGATGGAGCCGGACCGCGGGTTCCCGCAAGCTGCAAGCGCGCACGACAATTTCTGGGATTTCATCTCGCTCACGCCTGAATCGATGCACGCGGTCATCTGGGCGATGTCGGACCGCGCGATTCCCCGCTCTCTGCGTATGATCGAGGGATTCGGCGTCCACAGCTTCCGGTTCATCGACCGCTCCGGCCACAGCACGTTCGTCAAGTTCCACTGGCGCCCCTCGCTCGGACTGCAGTCCACTGTCTGGGATGAGGCGGTCAAGCTCGCCGGCGCGGACCCGGACTTTCATCGCCGGGACATGTTCGAGGCGATCCAGGCCGGCGTGTACCCCGAGTGGGAGCTGCTCGTGCAGCTGTTCACGCAGGAGCAGGCGGACGACTTCCCCTTCGACCACCTCGACTCCACCAAACTGATTCCGGAGGAGCTCGTGCCACTCACGCCGGTCGGACGAATGGTGTTGGATCGCTGGCCCGACAACTTCTTCGCCGAGACCGAACAGGTCGCCTTCTGTCCGGCCAACATCGTGCCGGGCATGGACTTCAGCAACGACCCGCTCCTGCAGGGCCGACTCTTCTCCTACACCGACACGCAGCTCTCGCGTCTCGGGGGCGTGAACTTCCACCAGATTCCGATCAACGCAGCCAAGTGCCCTGTCAACAACAACCAGCGCGACGGGCACATGCAGATGGCTGTACCACACGGCCGAACCAACTATGAGCCGCAATCACTCGAGCCGGATCGGCCCCTCGAGTCTCCTCACGGATTCACCAGCGCCGCGGCTTCAATCGATCTCGGACCCAAGCGCCGCGTCCGGTCAGCGAGCTTCGCCGATCACTACAGCCAACCCCGCCAGTTCTTCCGCAGCCAGAGTCCTGCGGAGCAGGCACACATCGTTTCGGCGTACGTGTTCGAACTGTCCAAAGTGGAGACCCCACACGTGCGAGAAGCGATTGTCGGACATCTGCGCAACATCGACGACACACTGGCCAAGCGCGTCGCCGCCAGCTTGAACATGTCTAAGCTACCGGCGGCTCCTCATGCAGCCGCCCACATTCAGGACTTGCCGAAGTCGCCGCCGCTGGGCCTCATCGGCAAGATGAAGGACACGCTCAAGGGCCGCACAGTGGGCATCCTGGTTGCCGACGGATCCGACAGCGCGGCGATCGACGCGATCCGCAAGGCTGCACACGGTGCCGGGGCTGCCGTCAAGGTGGTGGCGCCCAAGATCGGCGAGGTCAAGCTCGGAGGCGGAAAGTACGAGGTCATCGAGAACCAGCTCGCCGGGACGCCCTCGGTCGTCTTCGACGCAGTGGCGGTAGTCCTGTCTGACGCAGGCGCAAAGCAGCTCGCCAAAGAAGGCGCGGCAGTCGACTTTGTTCGGGACGCATTCGGCCACCTCAAGGCGATCGCCGCCAACGAAGGCGCCGCAGCACTCCTCAAGGCTGCGGGAGTCAAAGCCGACCCAGGTGTCATCGACACCGCCGATCCCAAGGCGTTCATCAAAGCCGCGAAAACGCGTCAGTGGGCACGCGAGCCAAAGGTGCGTACGTTGCCGTAG